In bacterium, the following proteins share a genomic window:
- a CDS encoding Ig-like domain-containing protein: protein MSVDFDSTRSIDGDLVLDETNPSDIVCTFTPSDPLNDGDTISCTVAAGLADSRGNPMVDDFVWTFSTQGTSVTETTWGAIKAVEF, encoded by the coding sequence ATCAGCGTAGACTTCGACTCGACCCGCAGCATCGACGGCGACCTGGTTCTCGACGAGACCAACCCCTCGGACATCGTGTGCACCTTCACCCCGTCCGATCCTCTGAACGATGGCGACACCATCTCCTGCACCGTGGCCGCCGGCCTGGCCGATAGTCGCGGTAACCCGATGGTAGATGACTTCGTTTGGACCTTCAGCACCCAGGGTACCTCTGTTACCGAGACCACCTGGGGCGCCATCAAGGCCGTCGAGTTCTAA